CCTCTTTACATTCATAAGAACCGGGGCCTCCGATCCGCAGGCTTAAGTATTTGGAAAGAACACATTAAACTCTCATCAACACTCATCATTGCACCCGCATTGTCGAATTCGCCACAGTAGTTAGGCGCTGAGAATATAGTCACAAGCTGCCTATCAGCAAAGAACTCGTAACCATCCTCCACAACCTGCGagggaacaaaaaaaaaacaggtttttatttaaaagaatcCGCAACTCATTTATTGTGTTAGTAGTAAACCAACCTGGTGAGCACGGCAGATGAGATCCATATCATTCTTTATCAGAAACTCAGCAACCTTATCAGGCCCAAACGTGTAAGACACTCCACGGTCGTTCATCCCCCATCCTTTAACATCTTTGCTCGGATCAGACCAAAGAAGATCACAAAGCAGACCAGAGTCCGGAACATCGGTAGGTCGCTTCATTGTCTTAATCTGTTCCACGTTTGTCAAATCGGGAGAAAGACCACCGTGCATGCACAGAATCTTATCGTCTATGACAGCAGCCACGGGGAGGCAGTTGAAAGAATCTGTAAAGACTTTCCAGAGTCTGACGCTGAACCTACGTTTGCATTCGTCGTAGAAACCGTAGATTCTGTTGATGGAAGCACACTCGTGGTTGCCTCTTAGGAGGAAGAAGTTCTCTGGGTATTTGATTTTGTAGGCGAGGAGAAGACAGATGGTCTCTAAGCTCTGCTTCCCACGGTCCACGTAGTCTCCTAAGAATAAGTAGTTAGCTGCAGGAGGGAAGCCTCCGTACTCAAATAGCCTCAATAGATCTGAGTACTGTCCATGTATATCAcctgacaaacaaaaaaaaaccattacAAATCCGTGTGAGACCAATCAGCCTATGTGTTCTTTGTAAAACAAGACCAAACAAACCAATCCTAGGTTACATCAATCGCTAAGATACTCAGCTAATCTCTGTCAATGGGTATAACCAATCACAAGGTCACACAAGGTTACATCAATCCAATGATTTTTATGAGTCCATTAACCACTCTTAGCTACAACTCAAATAcacaccaaaaaaataatactaattattttatgttccTCCTTATGTATAACTagaccaaacaaacaaacacatctCTGTCTGGAACCAATTCACGTTTCACAAAACCTACTCAAGacagataaaaatataaacttttttttttggcttgacGAAGCTAAAGCTGTAaaggcagagagagagagagagagaatgaataCCGCAGATCTTGATGGGAGCTTCGAGCTCAAGGAGGTTAGGCTGTTGAAGGAAAATCTCTTTGGAGACGATGCAAAGCTGTCGGATCTCAGACTCGTTGAGCATGACCTGTTTGGTTCCAGGCTTAGGGTTTCTGTAATCCAACAAGCGACGAATGATGTCGTCTAGAACGGCAGGGTCCATGCTTCCCTCTTGCTGCGCCATTCCCAAAGCAGACCCCCCGCGATCGAGACTACCAAACACCAATCGATGATTTGTGTATCTACCAAAagaaaagtttgaatctttcgGACAATAATCAATCGCCTTAAACTCTTCTCTCGATCTTTGGAGGAGTCACAATATAGTTTTCTCCTTTGTTTCGCCAAATGTTCTCTTCGtttctttatttgtttatttatttaaaatttaaaattaaaattattctcCAGAAATAATATAATAGCATAATGCATCTCTGTCTGCATAATGTTAGAAATCATCTCCCCCGTGTTCGTCCATTTTTGATGGATTTGCTGGTCCCCACTACacaccacttttttttttttttcccaaattgaGATATTATATATTCCATTTAAAGGTGGGGCAAACCCAAATATTACAAAGCCCAGCCAACAAGGGCAATCTAACTCCACACAAACATAGGCCCATAAGCCCAAAAAACCGAAAACCCTAGCTACCCAAACGAAAGCGCCGCTCACGCGCTCCACCGCTTCGATCCACGACGGAACCCGGCAACAATCGAAACCCCGGTGCCATCTCCAACGATCGATCCACCGGTACAAACCCAAGCTCAAAAGCTCCACAACATCATCACCGCTAACGCCCTCAAGACGGAGTTTCTAATATCGAAAAGCATCAATCGCAGAAGGAGAGCTAATCCGTCACTATTAAACACCACCACCGACGAGAGGCTTAACGCAAACCATCACCCAGTTACACCAGTGAGCGTCAATCATCCTTCGACGAGAGCTCCTCCGGCCAAACCAACCCGACATCGCTAGAAAACTAAGATAGAAACCTAAAAACGGAAGTAGAAGACCACTAACTGGCGGCACAAGGTACAGAACCACCTTCACACCCCAGAGGCAAGAGCCGGCGAAAGCGGAGCAGAGGAAGCCTCCGCCTCCCGATAACAAGGATGGCGTCGATGGAGCTCTagaagcctccacctcccggaaAACTAAGACTACTCGAAACTGCCGGCTTCACCACCCCTATCCTCCACCCACTCGCGTCGTTACTCCAAACACAGCGCCTCCACTGGTGATTGATCACCTCCGGAGAAGACGACAGCGGATAAGGCCCGGACCAGAGCTCCGACAAGGTGATAGGGAGAGGACGAGTAAGAGAAGCCGTAGAAAATCACTCGGTGGAAGATCGATGGGCTCCGGCGACGGCACGCGCGCTCACGCGCTGGCCGGACGTCAGAACCCTCAACCCCACTACACAccacttattattattattcttttagtaaaatataattctcttccctgtaaataattattttttcatcaatagttgTGTGTTTGCCAATTCATATTTCTAGTAATACTAGCGACTGTCCCGGGCTATGCCCGGGTTTTTGTCTATAGTTTTAGTATTTATAACTTAGCATTTGTATTTGTAAATGTACATTAGAATTTATCATaagttacaaaataataaaaaatctaatttttttctttgtattcattgtttttttcaatGAATTCAAAATAGTTAAAACTCacaattagttttgttttttttacattgAAAATTGTATATAGTATGGTCAGAAAAATGTACTGACAGTTATTAAACTTTAGTAATGTTcagaaatctattttatttcgattattttgatgtaaaataattgataaatttataaatgatctAACCTTAGAATTATTGAGCTCACGTTTATAGATCTTCCGTCCTCAAAAGGAAGTACAAACCAACATATTAACTGGTTTCTTACTTGGTTTATTTCAATTGAGAAATTAAGTTCATTGGTCTAACTAAGTTTACAGCTAGACAAACTTTGTTTGACCAAAACTACAAAAGAGTATTGTCCTCCAAACGGGGTAGTTCATGAGAACAcaatacaaattaaaatatgaacataaacaaaaccaaactaaaGAAAAAATTGGGCTTCTCTGAAAAACTTgacattttttcttttagaaataaGCTAAGCTTCTTTGCCGAAAAATAAGATCCCTCACTCATGCTTACTAAGTGAGGAACCTATGCTCTTCTTTCTTGGCATCGTCCTCCTCCTCATCGCTTGTTAaataaactttcttttttttcttgactactgaatttttttccttttttgttgtaaatgcatttataaaatagttttttttatatcatagGACACAATCTAATTTGTTGTGTTAATCTTTTCATAAACTTAGAAACTCGTATTCAGTTGTTATATGTAACTAATTAAATAACTTCATAAATTAGTGTTAAGGCCAAACTAAATTTAGATGTTACTTATCAAATCCACCACAAATGCAATTGCTAAATAAATCTCAAATCTATTTCAACAaagaattttataaaaacatatatatacacacattgtAGTCATCATCCCTATCTTTTGTaatttcttctctttttgtttgtcCATTTTTTGCTTAGTGTATTTCTTCGTAACTTTGCTCCTGATTGAGTGagtgacaaaataaaaatttaatatcctTTCTATATCTGGTTTATATCCTTCTGCTGCGGGCTTGCTTGTAACATCTGAAAGAAAACCATTGGTTATGGATGTTATGAACGTTATGGACTGGTACATTCATGATTATGCATTTGGCGTTCTTTTTTTCATTGACTAAAATGCTATCTTTTTTATCTTCAGCATAGGAAGCGGGGATAAAAATACATCCACAGTGGTGAAGCCAATGAACATGGTCATATTCGTGGAGCTTCGGGTCCATGACTTAATATAGAAAAAAGATATAGGTTTTCTGCATGATACTTTTCTGACTCATGTTGTATTTACCTGCAACATACTTTTatcatttcttttgttttaagcGAATTTGCTACGTTGGTTCTTCGTGGAACAAACCCAAAACCTTTTCTAGGAGAAGTGAGCCGAATCAAAAGAGACAGAGAGTCATAAAATGTTGTGAAGCTTATCCATCTCTAGAAATCTGTAGAGGAAAACAACAACGTCATCTCTTCTCTCCTGCAATTTCAGATTCTGTTCAACGCCAGTCTTCCAACACCCTAACCCCTTTTCTTATCCTCCTCCTACCACTGTATTTACGACTCCAGTGGCGGCTATGGCGATGATAATCATGACTACAACAGAGGTGACGTCAATTTCCCTCGTTGATCCGCACAAATGCTCGTCGTCTTCTCCAAGCGTCCATTGTCACTCACAGTTAGAGAACATGGGATCTGTGGAGCCATTAAATACTGTCCACAATGGAAGACTGCTTTTTACTTCTGACCGTTCAAGCTCTTTCCGCTTCAGTGAAGCTTTGCTCTTCAATCACATAGAAAGAGAAAACCTGGGATGAAAAGGAATCAGTGAGAATCTTCACTAAATCAGTAACATGTACGATCATGTTTAGAGACCTCCCCTagcaataaaatattatatatgaaggAGAGTAATACAAACCTGGAGAATGCGCAGTCTAGGATTCAAAAAGAAATTGGTCGCTTACCTTTAGAAGTTGAGAGATAATAATATCGAACATCATAATCTGAGAGAGTTGgataaatgactttaaaataattattgatcaCATGACTGCTTGTACATTTGGCGCATTAGCATCTCATTTATCCCCACAGCTGAATGCTTTCACACCCAAGAGGATAACGGTGCTTCTCATCACACTGAATAGCCATTGGATTTGTCGGGTCCTGTAATCATATTGAGAAGTAGAACAAAggtgtttagtttttttttttttgtttatagccATTCAAAAACCTCTAAACAtacaaaaaatgtcaaatccAATCCCAGAAAATAAAGTAAAACCAGAGTATCTCAATATACACCTCTATATTGTtgagtttattttatatatatatcccaaACACGGCACATTATCTCTTCCCAAGTCTCACTGGTGCCAAAGAACGTTGCTAGTGGAAAAGATAATGTAACACTTGAAGTTGAACTAACAGCTAGAAGCTTCGACTTGAGAGGATATTAACACATGTGCGGTTAAACAAATTGCATGTAAAACTTTGCAGTTTTAATACCaatttcatcatatattagatAACATGAATTGCAGACCTGATACATATAACCATAACAACAATGAGAAGACTGAATATGACCGTCGTTATATAAGCTGCACCACCCACTTTTCTTCCCTCGCCACATGTTCAACCTGAGAGAGAAATCT
This genomic stretch from Brassica napus cultivar Da-Ae chromosome C9, Da-Ae, whole genome shotgun sequence harbors:
- the LOC106388742 gene encoding serine/threonine-protein phosphatase PP1 isozyme 2, with product MAQQEGSMDPAVLDDIIRRLLDYRNPKPGTKQVMLNESEIRQLCIVSKEIFLQQPNLLELEAPIKICGDIHGQYSDLLRLFEYGGFPPAANYLFLGDYVDRGKQSLETICLLLAYKIKYPENFFLLRGNHECASINRIYGFYDECKRRFSVRLWKVFTDSFNCLPVAAVIDDKILCMHGGLSPDLTNVEQIKTMKRPTDVPDSGLLCDLLWSDPSKDVKGWGMNDRGVSYTFGPDKVAEFLIKNDMDLICRAHQVVEDGYEFFADRQLVTIFSAPNYCGEFDNAGAMMSVDESLMCSFQILKPADRRPRFL